A window of the Bufo gargarizans isolate SCDJY-AF-19 chromosome 1, ASM1485885v1, whole genome shotgun sequence genome harbors these coding sequences:
- the FZD10 gene encoding frizzled-10 has product MDITAQLSRSTLLVLLGICLCSGISSIDPDRTGDGKCQAIEIPMCKDIGYNMTRMPNLMGHENQREAAIQLHEFAPLVEYGCHSHLKFFLCSLYAPMCTEQVSTPIPACRVMCEQARLKCSPIMEQFNFKWPDSLDCSKLPNKNDPNYLCMEAPNNGSDEAPRGSSMLPPIFRPQRPSSGLDPQPKDLPNRKTCENSGKFHHVEKSASCAPLCTSGVDVYWSKGDKKFAFIWIAIWSILCFFSSAFTVLTFLIDPQRFKYPERPIIFLSMCYCVYSVGYIIRLFAGADSIACDRDSGQLYVIQEGLESTGCTIVFLILYYFGMASSLWWVILTLTWFLAAGKKWGHEAIEANSSYFHLAAWAIPAVKTIMILVMRRVAGDELTGICYVGSMDVNALTGFVLIPLACYLIIGTSFILSGFVALFHIRRVMKTGGENTDKLEKLMVRIGVFSVLYTVPATCVIACYFYERLNMDYWKILATQDKCKLNSQTKTLDCTMTNSIPAVEIFMVKIFMLLVVGITSGMWIWTSKTLQSWQNVFSKRLKKRSRRKPASVITSTGIYKKTQHLQKLPHGKYESALQPPTCV; this is encoded by the coding sequence ATGGATATCACAGCTCAGCTCTCACGATCTACTCTGCTTGTGCTGCTTGGAATTTGCCTCTGCTCAGGGATTAGCTCCATAGACCCGGACCGGACTGGTGATGGCAAGTGTCAAGCCATAGAAATCCCTATGTGTAAGGACATCGGCTACAACATGACCAGAATGCCCAACCTGATGGGGCATGAGAACCAGAGGGAAGCAGCGATCCAGCTCCATGAGTTTGCACCCCTGGTGGAGTATGGTTGTCACAGTCACTTAAAGTTCTTCTTGTGCTCCCTGTATGCTCCTATGTGCACCGAGCAGGTGTCCACCCCGATCCCAGCCTGTAGAGTCATGTGTGAGCAGGCAAGGCTCAAGTGCTCTCCCATCATGGAGCAGTTTAACTTCAAGTGGCCAGACTCCCTGGATTGTAGTAAACTGCCTAACAAAAACGATCCAAACTACCTGTGTATGGAGGCTCCTAACAATGGTTCAGATGAAGCCCCCAGAGGATCTAGCATGCTACCTCCAATATTCAGGCCACAGAGACCCAGCAGTGGACTTGACCCACAGCCCAAGGATCTCCCCAACAGGAAAACCTGTGAGAACTCAGGAAAGTTCCACCATGTGGAGAAGAGTGCTTCTTGTGCACCCCTATGTACCTCTGGAGTAGATGTTTACTGGAGcaagggtgacaaaaagtttgcCTTTATCTGGATTGCTATTTGGTCTATCCTATGCTTTTTCTCCAGTGCTTTCACTGTGCTTACCTTCCTGATAGATCCTCAGCGTTTCAAGTATCCCGAAAGGCCTATTATATTCCTGTCCATGTGCTACTGTGTGTATTCTGTAGGATACATTATCCGCCTGTTTGCTGGAGCAGACAGTATAGCCTGTGATAGAGACAGTGGGCAGCTCTATGTCATCCAGGAGGGTCTAGAGAGCACTGGCTGCACTATAGTGTTCCTCATTCTCTACTACTTTGGTATGGCCAGCTCCTTGTGGTGGGTGATTCTGACACTGACCTGGTTCTTGGCTGCAGGGAAAAAATGGGGACATGAAGCTATTGAGGCCAACAGTAGCTATTTCCATTTGGCTGCCTGGGCTATCCCAGCTGTGAAGACCATCATGATCCTTGTAATGAGGAGAGTAGCTGGTGATGAGCTCACAGGCATTTGTTATGTTGGCAGCATGGATGTCAATGCTTTGACGGGCTTTGTGCTCATTCCCTTGGCCTGCTACCTCATCATTGGCACTTCTTTTATTCTCTCTGGCTTTGTGGCTCTTTTCCACATTAGGAGAGTCATGAAAACTGGAGGGGAAAACACGGACAAGCTGGAGAAACTAATGGTCAGGATTGGGGTCTTTTCTGTCCTTTACACAGTCCCTGCCACTTGTGTCATTGCTTGCTATTTCTATGAGCGACTTAACATGGACTACTGGAAAATACTTGCCACCCAAGATAAGTGTAAACTCAACAGTCAGACTAAAACCTTGGATTGTACAATGACAAACTCTATTCCAGCTGTAGAAATTTTTATGGTAAAAATCTTTATGCTACTAGTTGTGGGTATAACCAGTGGGATGTGGATATGGACTTCTAAAACCTTACAGTCTTGGCAAAATGTTTTCAGCAAAAGGTTAAAGAAAAGGAGCAGGAGAAAACCTGCAAGTGTCATCACAAGTACAGGAATCTACAAAAAGACTCAGCACCTGCAAAAACTTCCCCATGGAAAGTATGAATCTGCCTTGCAGCCTCCCACCTGTGTATGA